One stretch of Thermoproteota archaeon DNA includes these proteins:
- a CDS encoding asparagine synthase: MDEAQKVLLEKITNSIKSTVDAKKIGVAFSGGVDSTMMAKILSSLGYDVTLLTVGFKDSHDIVFAKQVNEQLGLPHKILEIDPKTFEKISKDINTKIKTDNLSWNENCIAFYYVSKLASKLGIRVVVTANGIDELFCGYNAYRDVVSDGESAVLELMEKKLANEIEMMKAVNHISSENDVKILQPLLTIDFIDFAKKIPLYDKINDKDDLIRKHIIRKLALSVGVPEVSATKRKKALQYGTKIHKTLLKSR, encoded by the coding sequence ATGGATGAGGCTCAAAAGGTTTTGCTTGAAAAAATAACCAACTCAATTAAATCTACAGTTGACGCAAAAAAAATCGGGGTTGCCTTTTCTGGAGGAGTAGACAGCACCATGATGGCAAAAATTCTGTCTTCTCTGGGATATGATGTTACCCTGCTAACCGTCGGCTTCAAAGACTCTCATGATATTGTGTTTGCTAAGCAAGTCAACGAACAACTAGGATTGCCTCACAAAATTCTTGAGATAGATCCAAAAACTTTTGAAAAAATTTCAAAGGATATCAATACAAAAATCAAGACAGATAATTTATCATGGAATGAAAACTGTATTGCGTTTTATTATGTTTCAAAACTTGCATCCAAATTAGGAATACGAGTCGTGGTTACCGCAAATGGCATTGATGAATTGTTTTGTGGTTACAATGCGTATAGGGACGTCGTATCTGATGGGGAATCTGCGGTTTTAGAATTAATGGAGAAGAAGCTTGCAAATGAAATAGAAATGATGAAAGCAGTAAACCACATTTCTTCTGAGAACGATGTAAAAATATTGCAGCCCTTGCTTACTATCGATTTTATTGATTTTGCAAAAAAAATTCCCCTTTATGATAAAATTAATGACAAGGATGATCTTATTCGAAAACACATCATACGAAAACTTGCTTTATCAGTTGGCGTTCCAGAAGTATCAGCTACTAAAAGAAAAAAGGCATTACAGTATGGAACAAAAATTCACAAAACTTTGCTAAAGTCTAGGTAA
- a CDS encoding 4a-hydroxytetrahydrobiopterin dehydratase, which yields MQKLSQEQIEEALKSIPGWSIRDGKLHKDFEFASFNEAFGFMTRAAMEIEKMNHHPEWFNVYNKISIDLMTHDAGGITQNDICLAEILNSLV from the coding sequence ATGCAAAAACTATCCCAAGAGCAGATAGAGGAGGCTCTAAAATCCATTCCCGGGTGGTCAATCAGAGATGGAAAACTACACAAGGATTTTGAATTTGCCTCATTTAATGAAGCATTTGGATTTATGACAAGGGCAGCCATGGAGATAGAAAAGATGAATCATCATCCAGAGTGGTTTAACGTATACAACAAAATATCAATTGATTTGATGACTCACGATGCAGGAGGCATTACTCAAAATGACATATGCCTTGCTGAAATTTTAAATTCTCTTGTGTAG
- the purB gene encoding adenylosuccinate lyase codes for MAILPIDSGRYGTKEMLAIFSEQNKVNYQLEIEGAAAISQGEIGIIPKSAGKNIFAVTKSRKITANRIKQLEAKSDHDTAALVEALSEKCIASTRPWIHYGLTSNDLVDTSNSMQMRDAISIIQPKIGKLAILLAKKAVTYKELPAVGRTHGQHASIISFGLKFANWASEMALHLERVQELKKRVLMCKTLGVVGTGSLMGAKAVEVQRRVAKRLNLYPAEVTTQIIPRERYAEYVFQLSLIGATLEKIAIEIRNLQRTEIGEVAEQFKKGQMGSSAVPVKRNPIKSERISSLSKILRSQIGTAFENIPLWHERDLSNSANERFILPMVSILLDEMLETMIKIISNLQVNDKRVKENLYQTKGQIFAEFVLEALIKKGIPRFVAYRDVQRIAFEAKDKNMEYFDAIKNDKAVSSKLSEKEIKDIFVPQRHLGASFTIISNVNKTVQKYTKKFT; via the coding sequence TTGGCAATTCTACCAATAGATTCTGGAAGATATGGTACAAAAGAGATGCTGGCTATCTTTAGTGAGCAAAATAAAGTAAATTATCAATTAGAGATCGAAGGTGCAGCTGCTATTTCACAGGGCGAGATTGGAATAATTCCCAAATCAGCTGGAAAGAACATTTTTGCAGTTACAAAATCAAGAAAAATTACAGCCAACAGAATAAAACAATTAGAAGCAAAAAGTGATCACGATACAGCAGCTCTTGTTGAGGCGTTAAGTGAAAAATGCATTGCAAGTACAAGACCTTGGATTCATTATGGCTTGACAAGTAATGATCTTGTAGATACAAGCAATTCAATGCAGATGAGGGATGCAATTTCTATAATTCAGCCTAAAATTGGAAAGCTTGCAATACTTTTAGCAAAAAAAGCAGTAACATACAAGGAGCTTCCTGCAGTTGGTAGGACTCACGGACAACATGCAAGCATCATATCATTTGGATTAAAATTTGCAAACTGGGCTTCTGAGATGGCACTACACTTGGAAAGAGTTCAAGAACTCAAAAAAAGAGTACTGATGTGTAAGACCCTAGGAGTTGTTGGAACTGGTTCATTGATGGGTGCAAAAGCAGTAGAGGTTCAAAGAAGAGTAGCAAAAAGATTGAATCTATATCCTGCAGAAGTTACAACTCAGATAATTCCAAGAGAAAGGTATGCAGAGTATGTATTTCAGTTATCATTAATCGGTGCAACGTTAGAAAAAATTGCAATAGAGATTAGAAATCTTCAAAGAACAGAGATCGGCGAAGTAGCAGAACAATTCAAGAAAGGTCAGATGGGAAGCAGTGCAGTTCCAGTAAAAAGAAATCCAATCAAAAGCGAAAGAATCTCTTCACTCTCAAAAATTTTGCGTAGTCAAATTGGAACAGCATTTGAAAATATTCCATTATGGCATGAAAGAGACCTATCCAATTCAGCTAATGAGCGCTTTATTCTTCCTATGGTTTCCATTCTACTTGATGAGATGCTTGAAACAATGATAAAGATAATCTCAAATCTACAAGTTAACGACAAGCGAGTTAAAGAGAACCTTTACCAAACTAAAGGTCAAATTTTTGCAGAATTCGTTTTGGAGGCACTAATCAAGAAAGGGATACCCAGATTTGTAGCATACAGAGATGTTCAAAGAATTGCATTTGAGGCAAAGGACAAGAACATGGAATACTTTGATGCAATAAAAAATGACAAGGCAGTATCATCAAAACTTTCAGAAAAAGAGATCAAAGATATCTTTGTTCCCCAACGTCATTTGGGAGCTTCGTTTACAATAATTTCAAATGTAAACAAAACAGTTCAAAAGTATACGAAGAAATTTACCTAG
- a CDS encoding 6-pyruvoyl tetrahydropterin synthase — protein sequence MTTTPTMLDSDFRYIDKKGNLLKSRTELSIAQMLSFLGQDYDYDYELEVNGKKIKVDFRTEKGLIEVIDNEEDIEKYREIKESKLDWNVMAIGHPKYAAQIKELQDIVFYDQKHPQTGSIFMEDQSFTFDYAHILPLVEKCSILHGHTSSVMVELVGQMKNNLLIDFGEAKKIIKEVIGVFDHKFFINRKYMNKEDDSHYHISFDGPKGVFDLQVPKNTTYLLEGEATVENLSTEIIKILAPKLPPNVEAVGVYIYEGYNKGSHIISNIARK from the coding sequence ATGACTACAACTCCGACTATGCTTGATTCAGATTTTAGATATATTGACAAAAAAGGAAATCTCCTAAAAAGCAGAACAGAATTATCTATTGCCCAGATGTTGTCATTTTTGGGACAAGATTATGATTATGATTATGAGTTAGAAGTTAATGGAAAAAAGATTAAAGTGGACTTTAGAACTGAAAAAGGATTGATCGAAGTAATTGATAACGAAGAAGACATTGAAAAATACAGAGAGATCAAAGAAAGCAAACTTGATTGGAACGTAATGGCAATTGGACATCCAAAATATGCAGCCCAGATTAAAGAGTTGCAAGATATTGTATTTTATGATCAAAAGCATCCACAGACAGGTTCAATCTTTATGGAAGATCAATCATTTACTTTTGATTATGCGCACATACTTCCTCTAGTGGAAAAATGCTCAATACTTCATGGCCACACATCATCAGTGATGGTTGAGCTAGTAGGTCAGATGAAGAATAATCTTCTAATTGATTTTGGTGAGGCAAAAAAGATCATCAAAGAAGTAATCGGAGTATTTGATCATAAATTCTTCATCAATAGAAAATACATGAACAAAGAAGATGATTCACACTATCACATTTCATTTGATGGACCAAAAGGAGTATTTGATTTACAAGTTCCAAAGAATACAACATATCTTTTAGAGGGAGAAGCTACCGTAGAGAACCTCTCAACTGAAATTATCAAAATTTTAGCACCAAAACTTCCTCCAAATGTAGAAGCAGTAGGAGTTTACATTTACGAGGGATACAACAAGGGTTCGCATATCATCTCAAACATTGCAAGAAAATAG